GGATCGTAGCGGTCCTCCGGCGGCGTGAAGACCGCGTAACCGTCGCGGCGGATCCGGGGGCGCGTCAGGCCGAGCCGGGCGAGACCGGCCTGCACCGCGACCGTGACGGATCGCAGGCTGACCTGCCGCAGCACGCCCCAGGGCGCACCGTCCGCGTACAGCCAGTCGGGAAAGGCGTTGGCGGTCCGCGGCGGCGGATCCGCGGCGCACCACGTCGCGTCGAGCCCGAACAGGACCGCCCGAACGGTCCGGTGTGCCAGGAACAGCTGCGCCAGCCGGATCTGCTCGTCCGGCGTCGCCGCGTTCACCGCGAGGTTCGCGAAGCGGTATCCGAAGGCGGCGTCCAGGGCGTCCGGGTCGAGAAGCCGCGCGGTCGAGGTCCCGAACACGGCCGCGTCGAAGGGGCCGCCGCGGGCGATCTGCGGGTAGGAGAGCCGCTGGTTGGCGTCCATGATCGGACCCGGAGGCCGCCCGGGCGCCGCGCGCAGGCCGTACGGGTCGATCGCCGCGATGAAGAGCAGCACCGCGGCGCCGACAAGGATGGCGCAGGTGACGAAACTCCGCGCGAACGCGGCCCAGAGCGCGGAGGCGTTCAGAGAGCGGCGTGGTTCTGGCGAGAGTCCGGCCATGAGCGGGAGGCATAAACGCCCTCCGCGAGCCCGCCGCAAGGCACGGATCGCCGAGCGGACCGACGCCGGCCCGCCCCGAATGGGTCTGTTGCTCTTGCCAGCTTCGGATTGGGCTCTCGGGAAAAGCTGGTCGGAGTGGCAGGATTTGAACCTGCGACCCCCACGTCCCGAACGTGGTGCGCTACCAGACTGCGCTACACTCCGAAGACCGTCCCGCGTGTCCGCCAGGGCCGGTGAGCGGGCTTATAGCCGCGCCGTTCCCGGGCCGCAAGCGCGGTCTTGCCGGTTTCAGCCAAGTCGATCCGGCCAATCGGCGGCCATGCCGCGGCACACGATCGCCGCGTCGGCCGCCCGCACCGCGACGGTGGCGGCATAGCCCGGCCCGGGATCGAGCGCCGCCAGGGTCCAGGCGCCGCCGGGCGCCATGCGCAGGAGGCGCGGCGGCGCGGGCGGCAGGGTGACGCTGAACCGGCCGAGCGGCAGCGACAGGCCCGTTCCCAGCGCCTTCACCACCGCCTCCTTCCGGGTCCAGAGGCCGAAGAAGGCCGGCTCGACCGCGTCCGGGGGCAGTGCCGCCAAGGCTGCCGCCTCATCGGGAGCGAAATGCCCCCGCGCGATCTGCACGGCGTCCGGGATCGGCCGGATCGCCTCCACGTCGACGCCGATCGCGGCGCCCGCCGTCAGGCCGACCAGCGCGCGGTCCCCGGAATGCGACAGGTTGAACGCCAGGATCCCCCGGTCCGTGCCGGCCAGTTCGGGCTTGCCGCCCGGTCCCGATGCGAGACGGATCTCGGTCGGGTCGAGGGCGAGCTGCTCCGCGAGGATCAGCCGGAGCGCGGCGTGGCTCGCCACATACCGCGCGCGATCCGCCGCCCGCAGGAACCGGTCGGCGCGGTCGCGCTCGGCCGCGTCGAGGATCTCGCTGCAGCGGTCGAGCCGGGCGGGCGGAAGCGCGAGATCGACGAGCCAAGCCGAGACCGCGGTCACGCGATGTCCTGTGTGAGAGGACACGCGTCCCCTCGCGACCCGCACGACCAGTGCTGCGCGGCTTCGCCCGCTCGCCGCGGCGGGAGGCACAGGCTAACGTCGTCTCTGTGAAGCTTCACGCGAACGGCCCCGGTGATGACGGCATGACGAGCATCGCGGTCCGGCACCGGGCCGACAAGGGGCACCCGGGTTGAACGCGCCGGGCGCGGCAGGC
The sequence above is drawn from the Methylobacterium mesophilicum SR1.6/6 genome and encodes:
- a CDS encoding 4'-phosphopantetheinyl transferase family protein; translated protein: MTAVSAWLVDLALPPARLDRCSEILDAAERDRADRFLRAADRARYVASHAALRLILAEQLALDPTEIRLASGPGGKPELAGTDRGILAFNLSHSGDRALVGLTAGAAIGVDVEAIRPIPDAVQIARGHFAPDEAAALAALPPDAVEPAFFGLWTRKEAVVKALGTGLSLPLGRFSVTLPPAPPRLLRMAPGGAWTLAALDPGPGYAATVAVRAADAAIVCRGMAADWPDRLG